One stretch of Candidatus Poribacteria bacterium DNA includes these proteins:
- the queC gene encoding 7-cyano-7-deazaguanine synthase QueC, which translates to MPKKAVVLLSGGLDSTTTLAIACNEGYDTYCLSFRYGQRHAVELQCAKNIAKALGARQHIIVDIDLRTFGASALTETDIEVPKDRSDSEMETGIPITYVPARNTIFLSYALAYAEVLVADTIFIGANAIDYSGYPDCRPEYIEAYQTMANLATQAGVEGKTKLRIRAPLIDKTKAEILRIGASLGVDYSLTLSCYDPDTEGSACGRCDSCLLRKRGFKEAGIPDLTHYI; encoded by the coding sequence GTGCCTAAAAAAGCGGTTGTCTTACTCAGTGGCGGCTTAGACTCAACAACAACGCTTGCTATCGCGTGCAATGAAGGCTACGATACATATTGCCTGAGTTTTCGGTATGGTCAGCGACACGCAGTAGAACTCCAGTGTGCGAAAAATATTGCAAAGGCATTAGGTGCCAGACAGCACATCATCGTTGATATTGATCTGCGGACCTTTGGGGCATCCGCATTGACGGAAACCGATATTGAAGTCCCCAAGGATAGATCTGATTCGGAAATGGAAACGGGCATACCGATAACCTACGTCCCCGCCCGAAACACAATCTTTCTCTCCTATGCCCTCGCTTATGCGGAAGTCCTTGTTGCTGATACTATTTTCATCGGAGCCAACGCTATCGATTACAGCGGTTATCCAGATTGTCGTCCGGAATATATAGAGGCATATCAAACAATGGCAAATCTCGCGACACAAGCCGGTGTTGAGGGAAAAACGAAATTAAGAATTCGCGCCCCACTCATTGACAAAACGAAGGCGGAGATTCTCCGAATTGGGGCATCACTCGGTGTCGATTACAGTCTCACCTTAAGTTGCTACGACCCGGATACCGAAGGGAGCGCATGCGGTAGATGTGATAGCTGCCTGCTCCGAAAAAGGGGCTTTAAAGAAGCAGGTATCCCCGATCTGACCCATTACATCTGA